A window from Acropora palmata chromosome 14, jaAcrPala1.3, whole genome shotgun sequence encodes these proteins:
- the LOC141866095 gene encoding uncharacterized protein LOC141866095, producing MAESGLLGFCVRGRPLMESRDSLGDIGRNYMIACVKVKIFNGHKVRKYSKDDAIERVNACLSHPISNKDFLSCVEPKKETFSIADINHAINSLKQDNFKENQHAEEAFARREDVRGELVAEVDSHGTNQQREGIREATEKISEDAYYCLGAITSIPEGVEGRNIAVVRAAQQYPVEQAELEEFNSDCQRKKPLGQQGIFFDDEIDFGTGFVINTHFIDNPRLLPYYDYILTCKHVIQAVLDDKEKEVRIWNSVFDDLPCEVVAEDASTDLALLCCRDPKMNKSKIPRLELCGDEPLTGQDIFSFGYPATYTGQSALFSKGYVAGTQERYGKPNFKVLDCSAVSHGCSGGPVMQWIDGTIKVLAVITQKHKKDILSITERQRVEEIQRALTATSITDSQSAQEGLHLLLLKLYDALETHSPFSNCNAIPVVTWAFLRTYLRNRDLANG from the coding sequence ATGGCGGAAAGTGGGCTTTTAGGCTTTTGTGTTCGTGGAAGGCCTTTAATGGAAAGCAGAGATTCGTTAGGCGACATTGGTAGGAACTATATGATAGCTTGCgttaaagttaaaatttttaatggGCACAAGGTCCGCAAATATTCCAAAGATGACGCTATTGAACGAGTAAATGCTTGCTTAAGTCACCCAATATCCAACAAGGACTTCTTGAGTTGTGTTGAaccgaaaaaagaaacatttagCATTGCTGATATTAACCATGCTATCAATTCGCTAAAACAAGATAATTTTAAGGAAAACCAGCACGCCGAGGAAGCTTTTGCTCGACGGGAAGATGTTCGGGGAGAGCTAGTCGCTGAAGTCGATTCCCACGGGACGAACCAACAGCGCGAGGGAATAAGAGAGGCTACAGAAAAGATTAGTGAGGATGCATATTACTGTTTGGGCGCCATAACTAGTATCCCTGAAGGTGTGGAAGGAAGGAACATTGCTGTTGTACGAGCAGCTCAACAATACCCAGTGGAACAAGCTGAATTAGAGGAATTTAATTCTGATTGTCAAAGAAAGAAACCCTTGGGACAACagggaattttttttgacGATGAAATTGATTTCGGGACAGGTTTCGTAATTAATACACACTTCATCGACAATCCACGTCTTTTGCCGTATTATGACTACATTCTTACGTGCAAGCATGTTATTCAAGCTGTCCTGGATGATAAGGAAAAAGAGGTTCGCATTTGGAACTCGGTCTTCGATGACTTGCCTTGTGAGGTTGTAGCAGAAGATGCGTCCACAGATTTAGCCTTACTCTGCTGCCGTGACCCAAAGATGAACAAATCCAAAATTCCACGATTGGAGTTATGTGGTGACGAACCGTTGACAGGACAggacattttttcatttggctATCCAGCCACATACACTGGTCAAAGTGCCCTATTTTCAAAGGGTTATGTGGCTGGAACCCAGGAGCGTTATGGTAAACCTAATTTTAAAGTCTTAGACTGCTCTGCAGTTAGTCATGGCTGTTCAGGAGGTCCTGTGATGCAATGGATTGATGGAACAATTAAAGTACTAGCTGTTATTACTCAAAAACACAAGAAGGACATTTTGTCAATCACAGAACGGCAGAGAGTGGAAGAAATTCAAAGAGCATTGACTGCCACTTCTATTACTGATTCACAGAGTGCTCAGGAAGGCCTTCATTTATTGTTGCTGAAATTATATGATGCCCTGGAAACCCACTCACCATTCAGTAATTGCAATGCCATTCCAGTAGTCACGTGGGCATTTTTACGCACTTATTTAAGGAATAGAGATTTAGCCAATGGATAA